The Polyangium spumosum genome includes a window with the following:
- a CDS encoding ATP-dependent helicase has translation MAIDLNPSQKQAVEHDLGPMLVLAGAGSGKTRVVTERIGRLLGKGVSAQSILAMTFTNKAAAEMHERVSKLVGPKVAKDLKVCTFHRFGLDTLGQETRALGFRGTKFAILDQADQTSTIREILRELRTTKNYDIGAILARISAAKNDFITPEEWLEKQRKSRGVDEYDEISMLVYPKYLAALRTFQAFDFDDLICELVRLWKKRADVLEKYRMRYRYLIVDEYQDTNHAQLELVLLLAGSHRNVVVVGDDDQSIYAWRGADVKNILSFEDHFPGAKVVKLEHNYRSKKPILDVANAILARQSGKRHRKVLVPTQGAGPIAQVVVCADPEVEASFVANEAQMLIEKHGVRPKDIAVLYRSNLQAQPIEQALKERSIPLRMIGGQQFFERKEVKDLIAYLKVVLSPDDEMSLRRVVNYPARGIGEVAFHKITAHATAQDMSLWAVIQRAHAVRELPPGALEGCRQFVRIIEGGRLAFEQKLPSAEVAARLCEAIGLKADILAASANPQVAARRWGNVEGLLKLFARRDEAGKGDRVQFMEFLRLLALRMDEQDEEATDRVTLTTMHGAKGLEYPYVFVIGVEEGFCPHSRTTTERATDFVPGDQDGAVSIEEERRLFYVAVTRAREKLYMSRCMARGQRGKLVPRTPSRFLLELPRELYEEREETTPIAPGIEKTKAGAANLLAALNSIPTLPPGELPMIPRARPKF, from the coding sequence GTGGCGATCGATCTCAACCCCTCCCAGAAGCAGGCGGTCGAGCACGATCTCGGGCCGATGCTCGTGCTCGCCGGGGCCGGCTCGGGCAAAACGCGTGTCGTCACCGAGCGGATCGGGCGGCTGCTCGGCAAGGGCGTGTCCGCGCAGAGCATCCTCGCGATGACCTTCACCAACAAGGCCGCCGCCGAGATGCACGAGCGCGTCTCTAAGCTCGTCGGCCCGAAGGTCGCGAAGGACCTCAAGGTCTGCACCTTCCACCGCTTCGGCCTCGACACGCTCGGCCAGGAGACACGCGCGCTCGGCTTCCGCGGCACCAAATTCGCCATCCTGGACCAGGCGGATCAGACGAGCACGATCCGCGAGATCCTGCGCGAGCTGCGCACCACGAAGAACTACGACATCGGCGCGATCCTCGCGCGTATCTCCGCGGCGAAGAACGACTTCATCACGCCCGAGGAGTGGCTCGAGAAGCAGCGCAAGAGCCGCGGCGTGGACGAGTACGACGAGATCAGCATGCTCGTCTACCCGAAGTACCTCGCCGCGCTGCGGACCTTCCAGGCCTTCGACTTCGACGACCTCATCTGCGAGCTCGTCCGCCTCTGGAAGAAGCGCGCCGACGTGCTGGAGAAGTACCGGATGCGCTACCGGTACCTCATCGTCGACGAGTACCAGGACACGAACCACGCGCAGCTCGAGCTCGTGCTCCTGCTCGCGGGCTCGCACCGCAACGTGGTGGTCGTCGGCGACGACGATCAGTCGATCTACGCGTGGCGCGGCGCGGACGTGAAGAACATCCTCTCGTTCGAGGACCATTTCCCGGGCGCGAAGGTCGTCAAGCTCGAGCACAACTATCGCTCGAAGAAGCCGATCCTCGACGTGGCGAATGCGATCCTCGCGCGGCAATCGGGTAAACGGCACAGGAAGGTCCTCGTGCCCACGCAGGGCGCGGGGCCGATCGCGCAGGTCGTCGTCTGCGCCGACCCCGAGGTCGAGGCGAGCTTCGTCGCGAACGAGGCGCAGATGCTCATCGAGAAGCACGGCGTCCGGCCGAAGGACATCGCCGTGCTCTACCGCTCGAACCTCCAGGCCCAGCCGATCGAGCAGGCCTTGAAGGAGCGGAGCATCCCGCTTCGTATGATCGGCGGCCAGCAGTTCTTCGAGCGCAAGGAGGTCAAGGACCTCATCGCGTACCTCAAGGTCGTGCTCTCGCCGGACGACGAGATGTCGCTCCGGCGCGTGGTGAACTACCCGGCGCGTGGCATCGGCGAGGTCGCGTTCCACAAGATCACCGCGCACGCGACCGCGCAGGACATGAGCCTCTGGGCCGTGATCCAGCGCGCGCACGCGGTGCGGGAGCTGCCGCCGGGGGCGCTCGAGGGGTGCCGGCAGTTCGTCCGGATCATCGAGGGGGGTCGGCTCGCGTTCGAGCAAAAATTGCCGAGCGCGGAGGTCGCGGCGAGGCTCTGCGAGGCGATTGGCCTCAAGGCCGACATCCTGGCGGCTTCGGCGAACCCGCAGGTCGCGGCGCGCCGCTGGGGCAACGTCGAGGGCCTGCTCAAGCTCTTCGCGCGCCGCGACGAGGCCGGCAAAGGGGATCGGGTGCAATTCATGGAGTTCTTGCGCCTGCTCGCGCTCCGCATGGACGAGCAGGACGAGGAGGCCACGGACCGCGTCACGCTCACCACGATGCACGGCGCGAAGGGCCTCGAGTATCCGTACGTCTTCGTGATCGGCGTCGAGGAGGGGTTTTGCCCGCATTCTCGCACGACGACCGAGCGCGCCACCGATTTCGTGCCCGGCGACCAGGACGGGGCGGTGAGCATCGAAGAGGAGCGGCGTCTCTTCTACGTGGCCGTCACGCGCGCCCGGGAAAAACTCTACATGTCGCGCTGCATGGCGCGCGGGCAGCGGGGCAAGCTCGTGCCGCGCACGCCGAGCCGGTTCTTGCTGGAGCTGCCGCGCGAGCTCTACGAGGAGCGCGAGGAGACCACGCCGATCGCGCCGGGCATCGAGAAGACCAAGGCCGGCGCGGCGAACCTCCTGGCGGCGCTGAACTCGATCCCGACGCTCCCGCCGGGCGAGCTGCCGATGATCCCGCGGGCGCGCCCGAAGTTTTGA
- a CDS encoding protein kinase domain-containing protein gives MNTTRKDPHARSTVPEDHAVEPPRAPSTRRVFPATPLRRGERAPGTQWIVVRPLGKGGVGEVFEVEHALLGRRAALKALLPANAERHGLAERIADEGRILAMVRHDNLVEVQDLGLLSDDGRPYLVLELLEGRDLRAELGRIGVLSVPTTLAIAAQILRGLGALHRAGFVHRDVKLENLFLCDDGRAKILDLGAAEPARGAEGPGARGASLGTPRTMAPEQFAGRPVDGRADLYALGLVLYELLAGRGPFDDIADLDALRFAHLDRIPAPPSRFAPQPISAALDAWILRALEKDPDDRFPSAEAMAAEIPALLAPRHARPAEDTTPSAVFSSAARPSSRRAASPSRDHDGGEGLRRMVVSALAIASLAVGLAVGRLLGPHASSPGPATPVVFARGAS, from the coding sequence GTGAACACCACCCGCAAAGACCCCCACGCGCGCTCCACCGTGCCCGAGGATCACGCCGTCGAGCCTCCTCGCGCGCCCTCCACCCGGCGCGTTTTCCCCGCAACGCCCCTCCGCCGCGGCGAGCGCGCGCCCGGCACGCAGTGGATCGTCGTTCGCCCCCTCGGAAAGGGCGGCGTCGGGGAGGTCTTCGAGGTCGAGCACGCCCTGCTCGGGCGCCGCGCCGCGCTGAAGGCCCTGCTCCCCGCGAACGCCGAGCGCCATGGCCTCGCCGAGCGGATCGCCGACGAGGGGCGCATCCTCGCAATGGTGCGTCATGACAACCTCGTCGAGGTCCAGGACCTCGGCTTGCTCTCGGACGACGGCCGCCCGTACCTCGTCCTCGAGCTGCTCGAAGGGCGGGATCTGCGCGCCGAGCTCGGCCGCATCGGCGTCCTCTCCGTGCCGACGACGCTCGCCATCGCGGCGCAGATCCTCCGCGGCCTCGGCGCGCTCCACCGCGCGGGCTTCGTGCACCGCGACGTCAAGCTCGAGAACCTCTTCCTCTGCGACGACGGCCGCGCCAAGATCCTCGACCTCGGCGCCGCCGAGCCCGCCCGGGGCGCGGAGGGGCCGGGCGCGCGGGGCGCCTCGCTCGGGACGCCGCGCACCATGGCCCCCGAGCAATTCGCGGGCAGACCCGTCGACGGGCGCGCCGACCTTTATGCCCTCGGCCTCGTCCTGTACGAGCTCCTCGCAGGTCGTGGCCCCTTCGACGATATCGCAGACCTCGACGCCTTGCGTTTCGCCCACCTCGATCGGATCCCCGCGCCGCCGTCGCGGTTCGCCCCCCAGCCCATCTCCGCGGCCCTCGACGCCTGGATCCTCCGCGCGCTCGAAAAGGATCCCGACGACCGCTTCCCCTCCGCCGAGGCCATGGCCGCCGAGATCCCCGCCCTCCTCGCGCCTCGTCACGCGCGCCCCGCCGAGGACACCACGCCGTCCGCGGTTTTTTCATCCGCCGCTCGCCCCTCGTCCCGCCGCGCCGCCTCGCCTTCGCGGGATCACGACGGCGGGGAAGGTTTGCGCCGCATGGTCGTCTCCGCCCTGGCCATCGCTTCGCTCGCCGTCGGGCTCGCGGTGGGCAGGCTCCTCGGCCCGCACGCGTCCTCCCCGGGCCCCGCGACTCCGGTCGTTTTTGCGCGGGGGGCGTCGTGA
- a CDS encoding serine/threonine-protein kinase translates to MLIDAAALPTDPLVGTRYRVVRLIGGGSSADVYEAKGPSGELCAIKVLRHEMRDSQEAAARLLQEGRLLASLRHPNLVPLREIGMTRDGRPFLAMPRLAGETLREIRLRKGALAPAFAATLIAGALDGLHAAHHHGVVHRDVKPGNIFLVESTSGPPRPAMLDFGIAKVHGAATWRTTDHQFILGTPRYLAPEQILGGRVDARTDVYSMGIVLFECVAARGPFDVLVGADMLTVMRAHLGLAPRRLDDVSGAPPALARVVARALEKKPARRYPTAAAFAAAIRGAVAPEAAFAAERRAS, encoded by the coding sequence ATGCTCATCGACGCTGCTGCACTCCCGACCGATCCGCTCGTGGGGACCCGTTATCGTGTCGTTCGTTTGATCGGCGGCGGTTCGTCCGCCGACGTGTACGAGGCCAAAGGCCCTTCCGGCGAGCTCTGCGCCATCAAGGTCCTCCGCCACGAAATGCGTGACTCCCAGGAGGCCGCCGCGCGCCTCCTCCAGGAGGGCCGCTTGCTCGCTTCGCTCCGGCACCCGAACCTCGTCCCCCTCCGCGAGATTGGAATGACCCGCGACGGCCGTCCTTTCCTCGCCATGCCCCGCCTCGCCGGCGAGACCCTCCGCGAGATCCGCCTCCGCAAAGGCGCCCTCGCGCCCGCGTTCGCCGCGACCCTCATCGCGGGCGCGCTCGACGGTCTGCACGCGGCCCACCACCACGGCGTCGTGCACCGCGACGTCAAACCCGGCAACATCTTCCTCGTCGAATCCACGTCCGGCCCCCCGCGCCCGGCGATGCTCGACTTCGGGATCGCCAAGGTCCACGGCGCCGCCACCTGGCGCACCACGGACCATCAATTCATCCTCGGCACCCCTCGCTACCTCGCCCCCGAGCAGATCCTCGGCGGACGCGTCGATGCCCGCACCGACGTGTATTCGATGGGCATCGTCCTCTTCGAGTGTGTCGCTGCGCGTGGTCCCTTCGATGTGCTCGTCGGCGCCGACATGCTCACCGTCATGCGCGCCCACCTCGGCCTCGCCCCGCGCCGCCTCGACGACGTCTCGGGCGCCCCGCCCGCGCTCGCCCGCGTCGTCGCCCGCGCCCTCGAAAAGAAGCCCGCGCGCCGTTATCCCACGGCCGCCGCCTTTGCCGCCGCGATCCGCGGCGCCGTCGCGCCCGAGGCCGCCTTCGCCGCGGAGAGGAGGGCGTCGTGA
- a CDS encoding extensin family protein, translating into MVLGSFLRSLAPSCLAALTLGAGLVCARPASAGSPFLVTPEPAVVEASPAYRYANMTDEEAFAELDRRSLPYIRVESAPGVRAPIRLTGRLHGVYIHSALPEEQRATSIFEILDARLALALDDFAAVLERHEIDEVIHYTMYRPNVPREARAPAAPAKRKVAKKQAPRRAAPKKGAAGKEASKKEAPRANPKLPPANTAKARDLGKGALGAKHAHEGAAKGTKRKEPAKAPEKLGKPREIVTEAAKPKPSPRWAPPGTRHPAGLAIDVGRLRKKDGTWISVLDHFHGKIGEKTCGEGARRPEQALAQELRALVCESQDAGIFTYVLSPNYNADHADHFHMEIKPGVRWFLVH; encoded by the coding sequence GTGGTGCTCGGTTCGTTTCTCCGCTCCCTGGCCCCGTCGTGCCTCGCGGCGCTCACGCTCGGCGCCGGCCTCGTCTGCGCCCGCCCGGCGAGCGCGGGTTCGCCGTTCCTGGTGACGCCCGAGCCCGCGGTGGTCGAGGCGAGCCCGGCCTATCGATACGCGAACATGACGGACGAGGAGGCGTTCGCCGAGCTCGACCGCCGGAGCCTGCCGTACATCCGCGTCGAGAGCGCGCCCGGCGTGCGGGCGCCGATCCGGCTCACGGGCCGGCTGCACGGCGTGTACATCCACTCCGCGCTGCCGGAGGAGCAGCGGGCCACGTCGATCTTCGAGATCCTCGACGCGCGGCTGGCGCTCGCGCTCGACGATTTCGCGGCGGTGCTCGAGCGGCACGAGATCGACGAGGTCATCCATTACACGATGTATCGGCCGAACGTGCCGCGCGAGGCGAGAGCGCCCGCGGCCCCGGCGAAGCGGAAGGTCGCGAAGAAGCAAGCGCCGCGAAGAGCCGCCCCGAAGAAGGGAGCGGCGGGGAAGGAAGCCTCGAAGAAGGAGGCGCCCCGAGCGAACCCGAAGCTCCCGCCGGCGAATACCGCGAAGGCGCGGGACCTCGGCAAGGGCGCGCTCGGGGCGAAACACGCGCACGAGGGCGCGGCGAAGGGGACGAAGCGGAAGGAGCCGGCCAAGGCTCCGGAGAAGCTCGGCAAGCCGCGCGAGATCGTCACGGAGGCGGCGAAGCCGAAGCCCTCGCCGCGCTGGGCCCCGCCGGGCACGCGTCACCCCGCGGGGCTCGCGATCGACGTCGGCCGTCTCCGCAAGAAGGACGGCACCTGGATCAGCGTCCTCGACCATTTCCACGGCAAGATCGGCGAAAAGACCTGCGGCGAGGGCGCGCGGAGGCCCGAGCAGGCCCTCGCGCAGGAGCTCCGCGCGCTCGTGTGTGAATCGCAGGACGCGGGCATCTTCACGTACGTGCTCTCGCCGAATTACAACGCCGACCACGCCGACCATTTTCACATGGAGATCAAGCCCGGCGTGCGGTGGTTCCTCGTGCATTGA
- the mrtC gene encoding myxosortase MrtC yields MLPDSPAPLAPEAPAPEAPNARRPLLVALATTVLVTALSYLTPKDHAGTAVGLVFLAVTWWLVLRADEHVIRAHGLSLGGLLEPLPLDRRRLLRDAATALLWVLVLALIIFPPFWIGFKLFWRLKMPFVFRALTSPWNEISGHFLAVALPEEAFFRGYLQTRLDAAWPPRWRVLGADLGPGLLVASAIFAIGHFLTVPSPDRLAVFFPSLVFGWLRARTGGIGAGVVFHALCNLFSATLQRGYGLT; encoded by the coding sequence GTGCTCCCCGACTCCCCGGCTCCCCTCGCGCCCGAAGCGCCCGCCCCCGAGGCGCCGAACGCGCGCCGCCCGCTGCTCGTCGCGCTCGCCACGACCGTCCTGGTGACGGCGCTCTCGTACCTCACGCCGAAGGATCACGCGGGGACGGCGGTGGGGCTCGTGTTCCTCGCGGTCACGTGGTGGCTCGTCCTGCGCGCGGACGAGCACGTGATCCGCGCGCATGGGCTCTCGCTCGGCGGCCTGCTCGAGCCGCTGCCGCTCGATCGGCGGCGGCTCCTCCGCGACGCGGCCACGGCGCTGCTCTGGGTGCTCGTCCTCGCGCTGATCATTTTCCCGCCGTTCTGGATCGGCTTCAAGCTGTTCTGGCGCCTGAAAATGCCCTTCGTGTTCCGGGCGCTCACCTCGCCGTGGAACGAGATTTCCGGCCATTTCCTGGCCGTGGCGCTCCCCGAGGAGGCGTTTTTCCGGGGATACCTCCAGACCCGGCTCGACGCCGCGTGGCCGCCGCGGTGGCGCGTGCTCGGCGCCGATCTCGGCCCGGGGCTCCTCGTCGCCTCGGCGATCTTCGCCATTGGGCATTTCTTGACCGTCCCGAGCCCGGACCGGCTCGCGGTGTTTTTCCCCTCGCTCGTGTTCGGCTGGCTCCGCGCGCGGACGGGCGGCATCGGCGCGGGTGTCGTGTTCCACGCGCTCTGCAACCTCTTCTCGGCCACGCTCCAGCGCGGATACGGCCTCACGTGA
- a CDS encoding HAD family hydrolase — translation MNEQKPRAALFDMDRTLVRKETASLYVRYLRDIGEATTFDLLKTLYWVGQYTLGLLDAENMAEKALGPLAGTPESVLSARCEDWFGKYVEVHIAEAGRRAVQRHKEAGDVCAIVTGATKYAARPLARRLAIEHVVGTELELDTRGHFTGRAERPLCLGAGKVRRAEALAAKLGFVLEESTFYSDSVTDVPLLERVAEPIAVNPDPRLERVARQRGWRIERW, via the coding sequence ATGAACGAACAAAAACCACGCGCCGCGCTCTTCGACATGGACCGCACCCTCGTGCGCAAGGAGACCGCGAGCCTCTATGTGCGGTATCTCCGGGACATCGGCGAGGCGACGACGTTCGACCTCCTGAAGACCTTGTACTGGGTCGGGCAGTACACGCTCGGGCTGCTCGACGCCGAGAACATGGCGGAGAAGGCGCTCGGGCCGCTCGCGGGCACGCCCGAGAGCGTGCTCAGCGCGCGTTGCGAGGACTGGTTCGGCAAATACGTGGAGGTGCACATCGCCGAGGCCGGGCGGCGCGCGGTGCAGCGGCACAAGGAGGCGGGCGACGTCTGCGCGATCGTGACGGGCGCGACGAAATACGCGGCGCGGCCGCTGGCGAGGCGGCTCGCGATCGAGCACGTCGTGGGGACCGAGCTCGAGCTCGATACGCGTGGCCATTTCACGGGGCGCGCCGAGCGGCCCCTCTGCCTCGGCGCGGGCAAGGTGCGGCGCGCCGAGGCGCTCGCCGCGAAGCTCGGGTTCGTCCTCGAAGAGTCCACGTTTTATTCGGACAGCGTGACCGACGTGCCCCTGCTCGAGCGCGTGGCCGAGCCGATCGCCGTGAACCCCGATCCGCGGCTCGAGCGCGTCGCCAGGCAACGCGGGTGGAGGATCGAGCGATGGTGA
- a CDS encoding NAD-dependent epimerase/dehydratase family protein — protein MSGIPRSKTAFVTGGTGFLGWEITRRLLETGHHVIALSRSGELPGELPRAELEIVRGDLDDVATLREAMRGASVVYHVAADVRMWRAKWAEIARTNVTGTRNMVQAARDARVDRFVFTSTGSTIGKPYPPTEEVVTVDETSAYNFAPLQMVYPHTKWLAEQEVERAAKEGLFAVITHPVAVFGPGDWKANVLPLFLSTRKGTTIAVPNGIRTTCDVRDVATAHLAAAERGGSGRHYILGGESLSVRALLTRIAAAAGGRAPRFTLPDRAVMGLSFLMERAARISGRPPLLSHEISLQSTLRVRMSSARAEKELGYTSRPLDVSLGDAARFYRERGWL, from the coding sequence ATGAGCGGCATCCCGCGCAGCAAAACCGCCTTCGTGACGGGCGGGACGGGCTTCCTCGGCTGGGAGATCACGCGGCGATTGCTGGAGACGGGGCATCACGTGATCGCGCTCTCGCGCAGCGGTGAATTGCCGGGCGAGCTCCCGCGGGCCGAGCTCGAGATCGTGCGGGGGGACCTCGACGACGTGGCGACGCTGCGCGAGGCCATGCGCGGCGCGTCGGTCGTGTATCACGTCGCGGCCGACGTGCGGATGTGGCGCGCGAAATGGGCGGAGATCGCGCGGACGAACGTCACGGGCACGCGGAACATGGTGCAGGCGGCCCGGGACGCGCGGGTCGACCGATTCGTGTTCACCTCGACGGGCTCGACGATCGGAAAGCCGTATCCCCCGACCGAAGAGGTCGTCACGGTCGACGAGACGAGCGCGTACAACTTCGCTCCGCTGCAGATGGTCTATCCGCACACGAAATGGCTGGCGGAGCAAGAGGTCGAGCGGGCCGCGAAAGAGGGGCTCTTCGCCGTGATCACGCACCCCGTGGCGGTGTTCGGCCCGGGTGACTGGAAGGCGAACGTGCTGCCGCTCTTCCTTTCGACGCGGAAAGGCACGACGATCGCCGTGCCAAACGGGATCCGGACCACGTGCGACGTGCGGGACGTGGCGACGGCGCACCTCGCGGCGGCCGAGCGCGGAGGCTCCGGGCGCCATTACATCCTCGGGGGCGAGTCGCTCTCGGTGCGCGCGCTGCTCACGCGGATCGCCGCCGCGGCCGGCGGGCGGGCGCCGCGCTTCACGCTGCCCGATCGTGCCGTGATGGGATTGTCGTTCTTGATGGAACGGGCGGCGCGGATCTCCGGCCGGCCGCCCCTGTTGAGCCACGAAATATCGCTGCAGAGCACGCTCCGGGTGCGGATGTCGTCGGCGCGCGCCGAGAAGGAGCTCGGGTACACGTCGCGCCCGCTCGACGTGTCGCTCGGGGACGCCGCGAGGTTCTACCGGGAACGCGGATGGTTGTGA
- a CDS encoding AI-2E family transporter, which produces MERDRWLSVVLRTALLVLFFWMVRTLLVPIALGGLFALLLSPLAEKARPRLGRAEKFTPLLFTFGTIVLVVIPFVFITIEVVQSISEFLARDWTSTITRLQSFLTNGIDIRGRNIHIGGPQLTAAIQNVGQRAATIAAAAVGGMAAAVPAFILSLFLFGVSLYYFLKDGGRLVRWLFRLSPFPQNQTRELFASVRETVNGAILGILATALVQGSLSLVALYVFGVPNAFLLGVLAALLSFIPLVGTTPVTVGSTIYLFATGHVGSGVGMAISAVLIGLSDNVVRPWVQSSSTKMHPLVALLGIFGGLELFGPVGVFLGPVIAAMAVWTVDTYAKLHPPRREAVAPPSDPNVPPPKSAPPASS; this is translated from the coding sequence ATGGAACGAGATCGCTGGCTCTCCGTTGTGCTGAGGACGGCGCTGCTCGTCCTGTTTTTCTGGATGGTCCGGACGCTGCTCGTCCCGATCGCCCTGGGCGGGCTCTTCGCGCTCCTCCTGAGCCCCCTCGCCGAAAAGGCGAGGCCCCGGCTGGGCCGCGCCGAGAAGTTCACGCCGCTCCTCTTCACGTTCGGCACGATCGTCCTCGTCGTGATTCCGTTCGTCTTCATCACGATCGAGGTCGTCCAGTCGATCAGCGAGTTCCTCGCCCGCGACTGGACCTCGACCATCACGCGCCTGCAATCGTTCCTGACGAACGGCATCGACATCCGCGGCCGGAACATCCACATCGGCGGGCCTCAGCTCACGGCCGCCATCCAGAACGTCGGCCAGCGCGCCGCGACCATCGCGGCCGCGGCCGTCGGCGGCATGGCCGCGGCCGTGCCGGCGTTCATCCTCAGCCTCTTCCTGTTCGGGGTCTCGCTTTATTATTTCCTGAAGGACGGCGGCAGGCTCGTCCGCTGGTTGTTCCGCCTCTCTCCGTTCCCGCAGAACCAGACGCGCGAGCTCTTCGCGTCCGTGCGCGAGACCGTCAACGGCGCCATCCTCGGCATCCTCGCGACCGCGCTCGTGCAGGGCAGCCTGTCGCTCGTCGCGCTCTACGTGTTCGGCGTGCCAAACGCGTTTTTGCTCGGCGTGCTCGCGGCGCTCCTCTCGTTCATCCCGCTCGTCGGCACGACGCCCGTCACGGTGGGCTCGACGATTTACCTCTTCGCCACGGGCCACGTCGGCAGCGGCGTCGGGATGGCCATCTCGGCGGTGCTCATCGGCCTCTCCGACAACGTCGTCCGCCCCTGGGTGCAGAGCTCGTCGACGAAGATGCACCCGCTCGTCGCGCTGCTCGGCATCTTCGGCGGCCTCGAGCTCTTCGGCCCGGTCGGCGTCTTCCTCGGCCCCGTCATCGCGGCGATGGCCGTCTGGACCGTCGACACCTACGCGAAGCTGCACCCGCCGCGCCGCGAGGCCGTCGCGCCGCCCAGCGACCCGAACGTCCCGCCGCCGAAGAGCGCGCCCCCCGCCTCGTCATGA
- a CDS encoding vWA domain-containing protein, whose protein sequence is MRKSILLGSAVFTLAAVGIAACGADHAEVGQGMPNYAGGSSGGQAAPPTAPPPPDGNDAGADADAPFACESLDKDSPVILYLSADDSNSMGSPVQIRELLNMGITPSANLVRTYEFLNYYRIQYPAPPAGELSILPHMAETAVPGEIDLQLGVRSFDAVKPRRPITVTFVLDTSGSMDGEPIKRERATVAAIAQSLAEGDIVNVVTWNTDNNVVLAGHKVTGPNDEQLLAKANGIQASGGTDLSSGLAAGYKLAEQHYGAGRINRVILISDGGANVGVTDEGLIGLQSQDADKEGIYLVGVGAGPAEYYNDGLMDAVTDKGRGAYVYLDSTAEATRMFVDRFDETMEVAARGVQVEITLPWYMRMYKFYGEEYSTNPEEIEPQHLAPSDAMIFNQVVKACDASVLNMDDTVTVVARWKTPLTYQSREVKVTTTLAELLAAPSPQLAKGKAIVAYAEALKQPSAEAFTSALAQIEAAKAGAPDAELDEIAALIKKHPSYAAP, encoded by the coding sequence GTGAGAAAATCGATTTTGCTTGGCTCGGCGGTCTTCACCCTCGCCGCGGTGGGAATCGCCGCGTGTGGTGCGGACCATGCCGAGGTTGGCCAGGGTATGCCGAATTATGCGGGCGGGAGCTCGGGCGGCCAGGCGGCGCCGCCGACGGCGCCTCCGCCCCCGGACGGCAATGACGCGGGCGCGGACGCCGACGCACCTTTTGCGTGTGAGAGCCTCGACAAGGACAGCCCTGTCATCCTCTACCTCTCGGCCGACGACTCGAACTCGATGGGCTCGCCGGTCCAGATCCGCGAGCTCTTGAACATGGGCATCACCCCGAGCGCGAACCTCGTCCGCACCTACGAGTTCCTCAACTACTACCGCATCCAGTACCCCGCGCCGCCGGCCGGCGAGCTCTCGATCCTCCCGCACATGGCCGAGACGGCCGTCCCCGGCGAGATCGATCTCCAGCTCGGCGTCCGCTCCTTCGACGCCGTCAAGCCGCGCAGGCCGATCACCGTGACCTTCGTGCTCGACACGTCCGGCTCCATGGACGGCGAGCCCATCAAGCGCGAGCGCGCCACCGTCGCGGCCATCGCGCAGAGCCTCGCCGAGGGCGATATCGTCAACGTCGTCACGTGGAACACGGACAACAACGTCGTGCTCGCGGGCCACAAGGTCACGGGGCCGAACGACGAGCAGCTCCTCGCGAAGGCCAATGGCATCCAGGCGAGCGGCGGGACGGACCTCTCGAGTGGCCTCGCGGCCGGCTACAAGCTCGCGGAGCAGCATTATGGCGCGGGGAGGATCAACCGCGTCATCCTGATCAGCGACGGCGGCGCCAACGTGGGCGTGACCGACGAGGGCCTCATCGGCCTGCAATCGCAGGACGCCGACAAGGAGGGCATTTACCTCGTCGGCGTCGGCGCGGGCCCGGCCGAGTATTACAACGACGGGCTGATGGACGCCGTCACGGACAAGGGGCGCGGCGCCTACGTCTACCTCGACAGCACCGCGGAGGCGACGCGGATGTTCGTCGATCGATTCGACGAGACGATGGAGGTCGCCGCGCGCGGCGTGCAGGTCGAGATCACGCTGCCCTGGTACATGCGCATGTACAAGTTCTACGGCGAGGAGTACTCGACGAACCCCGAGGAGATCGAGCCGCAGCACCTCGCCCCGAGCGACGCGATGATCTTCAACCAGGTCGTGAAGGCCTGCGACGCGTCGGTCTTGAACATGGACGACACCGTCACGGTCGTCGCGCGCTGGAAGACGCCGCTCACGTATCAATCACGCGAGGTGAAGGTCACGACGACCCTCGCCGAGCTGCTCGCCGCCCCCTCGCCCCAGCTCGCCAAGGGCAAGGCGATCGTCGCTTATGCCGAGGCCCTGAAGCAGCCGAGCGCGGAGGCCTTCACGAGCGCCCTCGCGCAGATCGAAGCCGCGAAGGCCGGCGCCCCCGACGCCGAGCTCGACGAGATCGCCGCGCTGATCAAGAAGCACCCGAGCTACGCGGCGCCCTGA